Within the Gadus chalcogrammus isolate NIFS_2021 chromosome 20, NIFS_Gcha_1.0, whole genome shotgun sequence genome, the region TTTATGTTTTCTCTGATGCAGATTTTGAACCATCTGTGTCGGACAGGCCATACCGTGAGCCgatttctgctgctgctgtcttaaaaaaacaacactggtaTGTTTAATCTCGTCCTTTAGGTAGGATGAATGAAGTATCATATTAAAACTATTAATATACCTATTAATAACTATTTATTACAGAAGGCCATTGGACATGCAATCCAGAGTTGGCTCTAGAAGCAACTGTGGGATAAAGGAAATcatagtgctgtcaagcgattaaaatatttaatcgcgattaatcacattaatgtcatagttaacttaaaaaaaattctatgctaaatatcccttgagtcctttgtcccattaatttttctcatttaaatgcttatcaacatggaggaagtgcatcggcttgccttgtgcaaatgtttttgcacaaacaacattggcatatactgatcaaaacaggacgatacaaaaaaaagcctattgtgcaattaaacaatgaacatacaaacatactcccttgaacatagcagtcaggctactgcttctttgttttgagcccaagaaaaaaaaaagaattttctaaaaaaataaaataaaaattgcaTTAATCGAGCGATAAacaaattaacgccgttaaaattggctTGCGTTAACGCAGTTAATAACgcatttaactgacagcacatATTGGCATGGTAAATATCCATATAGGGCCTGATTTATCTTGGATTATTTAACGTTCATGATGTTGTTGTGACCACTCTATGTGTGAGCAGAGTCATAACTGGGGTACCGGTGTTCTGTTGGCCAACAATTCTCTGGGGCAATACAGTCGGAGCCATACCTGGCCCAGTTCTGCCTGGCTCAATGGCACAATGGCTAGGGTGTCGGGGTGGCAGTCATCCAGCCCGCTCTGGTGCTGGAGGGGACGGCAGTATGGGTACTGCTCGACCTTGACCAAGTGGAGCAGCGAGACAGGCAACGATCAGGGCACTGGCGAGGTGGTTTGGCCGTCAGTGATCTGATTGGTCCATTTtagctgattggctgattggtCCAGAGTAGTCTGaggctgtttgctggaaatagcttttagggaaAAAAATCTcacctaccgctattcccctctgtttcagtcccttcagaatgcgctgtttctggtgtctgtagctttaatgcaaatgagctgctgcccactgaccaatgagctgtcagagtgaaccacagcatgaaggagaagggattgttgccgtttgtggactcctggagctctatatctatctaaTATAATCAGGGCTTGAAAACGAAATCATCTTTCAATCGTTCCACTCCGAATATTTAACGTTTTCGTTCTTGCGTTCCGCCAGCAACATATCATTCCTGAACCGGTTCGGAACGTAAAATAACGTTCGTTCTTAACATTCCGGCAGTGTTATTGGGCCTAGTCTATTTTTGTGGTCGATTtcgggtgaccagatgtcccgctTTGTGCGGGTCAGTCCCGCAATTCCATTACTTTGTACACGTCCCGCAAATTGAGAAGTTGTCCCGCATTGTTATTGGCAGTCAAACTCGATTTTTGTAATGCGTGTTTTATAATTTGGCATTTATCAAATAGCTGTGTGTAGACGATGAGGGCTGTCATCAGGGAGCGGGCGGGCTGTTTGATCATGTCAATGAAACTTGGACGCGGACGCAGGTTAagggcacgcccaccaacaagaaacaatgcaaaGGTGATGTAGTGGACTCTGTAATTTAGCTCACGTTACCTTTGTCGAAGATAGAGCTCAGTGCAACTGTTGCTTCCAAATCACCTCtcgccagggtggtggtgggaattTGTGACAACTGAGCTTAGCGGGCGCCGAAGTGAACGTGGCAAccggaaatatatatatattttttcatgaaaTAGGCTATGCTTTTGTGAAAAACCCGTTATTAACCGGTTTTGGGGATTTCAGAATAATGTTTCTGTTTCGGAACagttaagcccagttcagaccaaagattcaccttgcaacggcttgcaacggcttgcaacgagacggttttagaacgtcgcaggggcggtgtgaacgggtcgttgcaaggcgttgcaaggcgttgcaaggagtcgccagagattgaacatgtcaaatcgcaaggtccagttttagaacgcggcgatttaactattcctcttcagccaatcacagcacagaacaacttgtacgtcacggccttactccgtcccggtaccgtactgtcgtATTTTGTAgatgtatttgcacttttaatcttgctgaattctacgacgaataattgtgtccaaatacagatatgaggacgacaaatgacctgaaaaGATTTGGTTGGGGTTTGTCTCATTTTTCCTGCATTTACAGTGTGGGCGCAGAATTCGACGGTGCGCTAGATTGATTTTTGCATCGTTGATTGCGACCTGCGTtgcttgtggactctgtgatgatcgcagacacaaataattgtgtccaaatacagatatgaggacgacaaatgacctgaaaacACTTGGTTGGGGTTTGACTCATTTTCCCCGCATTTACAGTGTGGTCGCAGATGTCGACGGTCTGCTGTCATGAATTGTGACCCATCGGGGATTGCGACCTGctgcttgtggactctgtgatgatcgcagacatgaataattgtgtccaaatacaaatatgaggacgacaaatgacctgaaaacATTTGGTTGGAGTTTGACTCATTTTCCCCGCATTTACAGTGTGGTCGCAGATTTCGACGGTCTGCTGTCATGAATTGTGACCCATCGGGAATTGCGACCTGctgcttgtggactctgtgatgatcgcagacatgaataattgtgtgcacatacagatatgaggacgacaaatgaccggaaaatgcaatgtatccaaCAACGGGTAATCTAAACTAACTGAAAgctccagctatttactccaatgcagatgtagtggagaatgacaagacatagtaactctagcctactctcaagtaaaataaaaataaaactaattgcaaacctaactaatcgcaaacctaactaatctaacctaacctacgcaaatgatgatgttgcggctctcagcatgtgccagagcgttcacagttgctatggaaaccacctagcgttgcagcccgttgcagcgcgttgcagccagtgtgaactgcccagttttagaacgtcgcagcccgtctcgttgcaaggcgttgcaaggcgttgcaaggagttgcgagttgcaagccgttgcaaggtgaatctttggtctgaactgggcttaaaacACCATTTGGTTTTCGTTTCCATTTCCGTTCCTCGTAAAATTCTGTTTGTTTTCGGTTTTCGTTTTCGTTCCTTGAACCGGTTCGGAGCcctgaatataatataatataataataacaattatccaataaacaggtatttatataatattatatctaatatcacggcaaaaagctatgtgcgcctcggatgatataatgaatcataaagactgcgtctgatgtctctggtacttccacaacaagtaaagactcctagtgggggttatctcagccatggttgagaagaattgggagAAAGGAACATTgtccttgactctctgaagtccatgatgaaccacgacatggaggagaaagggaatgtactctcggagctgagctgccggactgctgtcgagctcggcggcagcccggcagctcagctccgggagtacaatccctttctccgccggagctgccggactgccgccgccGAACTCCCCCCGCCAGAgccgccggactgccgccgaccTCCCCACGCCGGAGCTGCTGGACTACCGCTGAAgctcccccgccggagctgccgaaCTGCCACCAAAGCTTCCAGCAGCCTTCCGGCAGCTCCGCCGGACTCCCTGTCCGGCAATCacatctccgcccagcgctcgtccactggtccacaaaatcttagctatgctctgaatggaggggggtggggaagtgggcggtaatattcaaatgtgcccccttcctacgtaggagggggcgccgaaactgactggcttgttcggtaactgtaggcggggtgctttcagaaatgcatatctcactcaaaaatcATGtaagacccaaaacaacaccccaaatccaaggaaaagtgtttttttcataatatgtcccctttaatacaCAGATTAATTTACAAACAAGGAAAAACAAATGTGCAAATCAAAATTTCCATTGGTATAGGGGTTTCAAATTCAGCTCACTGATTGGTCCATTTGATGTCTTAGGTGacgtcatcatcaccatcataaaGAGGACTTAAAAAGTGAACAGTGTGGATGGAGATTGGGACACAACAGTTGATACCACAGCACTTTAATACAACATCTTGAGTCGTATTTTTCTAGTTGTGACTCATATCAAACAATGGACAATGTTTCAGTGGTAACATTGTTTACTCTTTCAGGTTTAAACTACACCATGGACCAAAAGATTgttctcttttccttttttttattgtggtatattgctattctattttttaacatatctatcattgtcatcatcattaTGGATAAACGCCTTCATGAGCCAATGTATATCTTCCTGTGTAATCTCTGCATCAATGGGCTCTATGGAACAGCAGGATTCTTCCCCAAGTTTCTCTGGGATCTCTTAACCTCTCATGTCATCTCTTATGCACAATGCATGGTACAGGGTTTCGTAGTACACTCTGCGAGCATCACTGATCTGTCCATCCTGGCTCTGATGGCCTACGACAGATATGTGGCCATTTGTCGACCGTTGGTGTATTATTCAGTGATGACAAAACAGAGGGTCtccatatttgtgtttttttcctggTTCATTCCACTCAATGCAATGTTTGCGAACTCTGTCTCACTGTTAGGGATGCCATTGTGTGgctcacacataaacagactgTACTGTGTTAACTGGATGATTGTTCAACTTGCATGCTCAACTCGCAAGGTGACCGCCATCCTAggatatattaatataatcTTTTATTTTAGCCATGGTGTGTTTATCGGTTGGTCTTACATGTATTTAATCAAGATGTGTCTAGCATCTAAAGACAAGATGGGGAAGTTTATGGCAACATGTGTTCCACATTTACTATCTATGATAATTTTTAGTTTTGCATTATCATTGGATGTGTTATACATGCGATTTGGGTCAAAGACCTTGTCTCAAAATCTCATGAACTTTATTTCAATAGAGTTTCTTCTTTTTCCATCATTCATGAATCCCCTTATATATGGATTTAAACTGACCAAGATTCGAAACATAATTCTTAGCTTTTTACCTGCCAGGAGAAGAAATGTAGAGTGCAAAACTT harbors:
- the LOC130373794 gene encoding olfactory receptor 1019-like — translated: MDNVSVVTLFTLSGLNYTMDQKIVLFSFFLLWYIAILFFNISIIVIIIMDKRLHEPMYIFLCNLCINGLYGTAGFFPKFLWDLLTSHVISYAQCMVQGFVVHSASITDLSILALMAYDRYVAICRPLVYYSVMTKQRVSIFVFFSWFIPLNAMFANSVSLLGMPLCGSHINRLYCVNWMIVQLACSTRKVTAILGYINIIFYFSHGVFIGWSYMYLIKMCLASKDKMGKFMATCVPHLLSMIIFSFALSLDVLYMRFGSKTLSQNLMNFISIEFLLFPSFMNPLIYGFKLTKIRNIILSFLPARRRNVECKTFKLVEPVDMT